A part of Sulfurifustis variabilis genomic DNA contains:
- the trxA gene encoding thioredoxin — protein sequence MADSPFIADVTQSDFAARVVEKSHEVPVLVDFWAAWCGPCQMLMPVLARLAGEYQGKFLLAKVNTDVEQALALEYGVRSLPTVKLFRHGQVVGEFMGVQPESAIRTLIDRFVPREADSVIERADALAAQGRTREGLALLRAGLSGDPQYAPIRFALARLLLTPDDAAGLSARIEEAEQVLGGLPLDRASDPETIGLRARLDLLRAVADAPTPAELEKTLADDPGNQDARYRLSAWRVLSGDYEQAMEGLLEIVRRDRTFRDDGARKTLVSVFNLLGQQHPLVPKYRARLSSALN from the coding sequence ATGGCCGATTCGCCCTTCATCGCCGACGTCACCCAGTCCGATTTTGCTGCCCGCGTCGTGGAAAAATCGCACGAGGTGCCGGTATTGGTGGACTTCTGGGCAGCCTGGTGCGGCCCCTGTCAGATGCTGATGCCGGTGCTCGCCCGGCTGGCGGGCGAGTATCAAGGCAAGTTCCTGCTCGCGAAGGTGAATACCGACGTGGAGCAGGCGCTGGCCCTTGAGTACGGCGTGCGCAGCCTGCCGACGGTCAAACTCTTCCGGCACGGGCAAGTGGTCGGCGAATTCATGGGCGTCCAGCCGGAGTCGGCGATCCGGACCCTGATCGACCGGTTCGTTCCGCGCGAGGCGGACAGCGTCATCGAGCGCGCCGACGCGCTGGCTGCGCAGGGTCGCACCCGGGAAGGACTTGCTCTGCTGCGCGCGGGCCTTTCCGGGGACCCGCAGTACGCACCGATCCGGTTCGCGCTCGCCCGACTGCTGCTGACTCCGGACGACGCGGCCGGGCTGAGTGCGCGAATCGAGGAGGCGGAACAGGTGCTCGGCGGCCTCCCGCTCGATCGCGCAAGCGATCCGGAAACCATCGGCTTGCGCGCCCGGCTCGACCTGCTTCGCGCCGTCGCGGACGCGCCGACTCCGGCCGAGCTCGAGAAAACGCTGGCCGACGACCCGGGCAATCAGGATGCCCGCTACCGGCTGAGCGCGTGGCGCGTATTGTCCGGAGACTACGAGCAGGCGATGGAAGGCTTATTGGAAATCGTCCGGCGGGATCGGACCTTCCGGGACGATGGCGCCCGAAAGACCCTGGTCTCCGTGTTCAACCTGCTCGGACAGCAGCATCCCCTGGTGCCCAAGTACCGGGCGCGACTCTCGAGCGCCCTTAATTAA
- a CDS encoding alpha/beta hydrolase — protein sequence MSGIATEGDEPVEIETGPHPSAAVIWLHGLGADGHDFEGIVPELGLPASPAVRFVFPHAPFRPVTINNGFVMRAWYDVGFGPRGFAQNAAHIGESVDLVHAIVAREEERGIPMGRIVLAGFSQGGTVALHAGLRHAPRPAGVVALSAPMPFMDDLLHGAAPATRDLPLLLAHGRRDPVVPFAVGELARDALRANGYALEWHPYDIEHTVSYQEIRDIGRFLGRVLA from the coding sequence ATGAGCGGCATCGCGACGGAGGGGGACGAGCCCGTCGAGATCGAGACCGGACCGCATCCTTCGGCGGCGGTCATCTGGCTCCACGGGCTCGGCGCGGACGGCCACGACTTCGAGGGCATCGTGCCCGAGCTCGGTCTGCCCGCGTCCCCGGCCGTGCGTTTCGTCTTCCCCCATGCCCCCTTCCGTCCGGTGACGATCAACAACGGCTTCGTGATGCGCGCCTGGTACGACGTGGGGTTCGGCCCGCGCGGGTTCGCGCAGAACGCGGCGCACATCGGCGAGTCCGTGGACCTGGTCCACGCGATCGTCGCACGCGAGGAGGAGCGCGGTATTCCCATGGGCCGTATCGTCCTCGCCGGCTTTTCTCAGGGCGGAACCGTGGCGCTGCACGCCGGCTTGCGCCACGCCCCGCGACCGGCGGGTGTGGTCGCGCTGTCCGCGCCCATGCCGTTCATGGACGACCTCCTGCACGGCGCAGCGCCGGCGACCCGCGATCTGCCGCTGCTGCTCGCGCACGGCCGGCGGGATCCGGTCGTGCCGTTCGCCGTGGGCGAGCTCGCGCGCGACGCCCTGCGGGCGAACGGATATGCGCTCGAGTGGCATCCCTACGACATCGAACACACCGTCAGCTACCAGGAGATCCGGGACATAGGCCGGTTCCTCGGTCGCGTCCTCGCTTGA
- a CDS encoding ankyrin repeat domain-containing protein has protein sequence MVLLKESSRDWILVSLVALLAIGANLPTAWTDALSLDSRYFLGGLIAVVGVALVRYLKFALLLVVVFLAIGANLPEEIAKEFGVDPQIMLLGLVAMVVISLSNRIWKLPAGLDRSGRSPSAHGAAALFTAILKGRIPVVQTLLKQGVNVNTRTVTGKTPLMAAAYKGYGDIVQILLDHGADPAMKDRNGETALAMATRGGFTRVVQMLQASGARE, from the coding sequence ATGGTCCTGCTGAAAGAAAGCTCGCGCGACTGGATTCTCGTTTCCCTCGTGGCGCTGCTCGCCATCGGCGCCAATCTTCCGACAGCCTGGACCGACGCGCTCAGCCTCGATAGCCGCTATTTCCTCGGAGGCCTGATCGCTGTCGTCGGCGTGGCGCTCGTGCGCTACCTCAAGTTCGCCTTGCTGCTCGTCGTGGTGTTCCTCGCGATCGGGGCCAACCTGCCGGAGGAAATCGCAAAAGAGTTCGGCGTCGATCCGCAGATCATGCTGCTCGGCCTGGTCGCGATGGTGGTGATCTCCCTCAGCAACCGGATCTGGAAGCTTCCGGCCGGTCTCGACCGATCCGGCCGCTCGCCGAGCGCGCATGGCGCAGCGGCGCTTTTCACGGCAATCCTCAAGGGCCGTATTCCGGTCGTTCAGACGCTTCTCAAACAGGGCGTGAACGTCAACACGCGCACCGTGACCGGGAAGACGCCCCTCATGGCGGCGGCGTACAAGGGGTACGGCGACATCGTGCAGATCCTGCTCGACCACGGGGCGGATCCCGCGATGAAGGACCGTAACGGCGAGACGGCGCTGGCCATGGCGACGCGGGGCGGCTTCACCCGCGTCGTGCAGATGCTTCAGGCCTCCGGCGCCCGCGAATGA
- the queD gene encoding 6-carboxytetrahydropterin synthase QueD → MEIYKLFTLEAAHRLPHVPENHKCRRLHGHSFRVEVRVRGPVDPAAGWVQDFADIGRAFQPIYEQLDHHYLNEIPGLENPTSENLARWIWDRLQPALPLLAEITVRETCTAGCVYRGEREGS, encoded by the coding sequence GTGGAAATCTACAAGCTTTTCACCCTCGAAGCCGCCCACCGGCTGCCGCACGTCCCCGAGAACCACAAATGCCGCCGTCTGCACGGCCATTCTTTCCGGGTCGAGGTGCGCGTGCGCGGGCCGGTCGATCCGGCGGCCGGCTGGGTGCAGGACTTCGCCGACATCGGCCGCGCGTTCCAGCCGATCTACGAGCAGCTCGATCACCACTACCTGAACGAGATCCCGGGGCTCGAGAACCCGACGAGCGAGAACCTCGCCCGCTGGATCTGGGATCGCTTGCAGCCGGCGCTGCCGCTCCTCGCGGAAATCACGGTTCGCGAGACCTGCACCGCAGGTTGCGTCTACCGGGGCGAGCGCGAGGGTTCGTGA